The bacterium genome has a window encoding:
- the murA gene encoding UDP-N-acetylglucosamine 1-carboxyvinyltransferase, producing the protein MARFIIHGGKRLSGTYVPSGNKNAVLPMLAACVLTDKPVTLENVPLIEDVHTMLELLSGLGVEIGVKDHTVTLCAKGLRRSKLDPVLCSKVRSSILLAGPMAARLGKVTLSPPGGDVIGRRRLDTHFQGLQALGIDVEGGQNFVFRRKRFEGAAMVLDEASVTATENVLMAATLARGQTTIFNAACEPHVTDLALLLNKMGAQISGLGTNRLVINGVDALQGATHRVQPDYIEIGSFVAAAAATGGDLRVTGVEPEPMLIIGKTFQKLGIKLQMEGTTVSLSPRRAMRITKDFGGAIPKIEDGPWPSFPSDLMSVSLVAATQTKGTILFFEKMFESRMYFVDYLIGMGAGVVVCDPHRVLVTGPARLHGIHMASPDIRAGMALLIAALCAKGESVINNAQSIDRGYERVEERLRALGADIVREG; encoded by the coding sequence CTCCCGATGTTGGCGGCCTGTGTTCTGACCGATAAACCCGTGACGCTTGAAAACGTACCGCTGATTGAGGATGTTCACACCATGCTGGAGCTGCTCTCCGGCCTGGGCGTGGAGATCGGAGTGAAGGACCATACGGTTACCCTTTGTGCCAAAGGACTACGCCGCAGCAAGTTGGATCCTGTTTTATGTAGTAAAGTCAGATCGTCCATTTTGCTGGCAGGCCCTATGGCGGCCAGGCTGGGGAAGGTCACACTCTCTCCTCCCGGTGGTGATGTGATTGGACGTCGCCGGTTAGACACTCATTTCCAGGGGTTGCAGGCGTTGGGGATTGACGTAGAGGGTGGCCAGAATTTCGTCTTCCGCCGGAAACGATTTGAAGGCGCGGCCATGGTCCTCGATGAGGCCAGTGTGACGGCCACGGAAAACGTGCTGATGGCGGCCACCCTGGCCCGCGGGCAGACGACCATTTTTAATGCCGCTTGTGAGCCGCACGTGACAGATCTGGCCTTGCTGCTCAACAAGATGGGCGCGCAGATCTCGGGGTTGGGCACCAATCGCCTCGTGATCAACGGGGTCGACGCCCTGCAGGGAGCAACGCACCGGGTGCAGCCTGACTATATTGAGATTGGTAGTTTTGTGGCGGCCGCTGCCGCGACAGGGGGCGATTTGCGGGTGACGGGGGTGGAGCCTGAGCCGATGCTGATTATCGGGAAAACCTTCCAGAAGCTGGGAATTAAATTGCAGATGGAGGGGACCACGGTATCCCTCTCCCCCCGCCGGGCCATGCGGATCACCAAGGATTTTGGTGGGGCGATTCCAAAGATCGAGGATGGGCCCTGGCCGAGTTTCCCGTCGGATTTGATGAGTGTCTCCCTGGTGGCGGCCACGCAGACGAAGGGGACCATCCTCTTTTTTGAAAAGATGTTTGAGAGCCGGATGTATTTTGTTGATTACCTGATTGGCATGGGAGCGGGGGTGGTGGTGTGCGATCCGCACCGGGTATTGGTTACCGGGCCCGCCCGCCTCCATGGCATCCATATGGCCAGCCCTGATATCCGTGCCGGCATGGCTCTTCTGATTGCCGCCCTTTGCGCCAAAGGCGAGAGCGTCATCAACAACGCCCAGAGCATTGACCGCGGCTATGAGCGCGTCGAAGAGCGCCTCCGCGCCCTTGGCGCCGACATCGTGCGGGAAGGATGA